In Bradyrhizobium manausense, the sequence CCTGAAGGAGCAGGAGCGCCTGCGCCAGGCCGAGGAGGCGTTGCGGCAATCGCAGAAGATGGAAGCAGTCGGCCAGCTCACCGGCGGCATCGCGCACGACTTCAACAATCTGCTGACCGGCATCACCGGCTCGCTGGAGCTGTTGCAGACCCGGCTCGGCCAGGGCCGCGTCAAGGAGATCGACCGCTATGTGAACGCGGCGCAAGGCGCGGCCCGGCGTGCCGCGGCCCTCACCCATCGCCTGCTCGCCTTCTCGCGACGGCAGACGCTCGATCCGCGGCCCACTGATCTCAACCGGCTGGTGATGGGCATGGAGGAATTGATCCGCCGCACCGTCGGCCCGGAGATCGCGCTGGAGGTCGTCACCTCAGGCGGATTGTGGGCAACGCTTATCGATGCCTCGCAGCTCGAAAACGCGCTGCTCAATCTCTGCATCAATGCCCGTGACGCCATGCCTGCGGGCGGCCGCATCACCATCGAGACTGCCAACCGCTGGCTCGATGAGCATGGCGCCGGCGAACGCGATCTCGAACCCGGTCAGTATGTCTCGCTTTGCGTCACCGACACCGGCATCGGCATGACGGCCGACGTGATCGAGCGCGCCTTCGATCCGTTCTTCACCACCAAGCCCATGGGTCAGGGCACCGGCCTTGGCCTGTCGATGGTCTATGGCTTCGTACGCCAGTCCGGCGGACAGGTGCGCATCTATTCGGAGGTGGGCCAGGGCACCACCATGTGCCTCTATCTGCCGCGCCATTACGGCAAGGAAGCCGAGAAGCCCTCGGCGCTCGCCAGCAAGACCACGATGCGCTCGCAGGCGAGCCACACCATCCTGATCGTCGACGACGAGCCGTCGATCCGGATGCTGCTGACGGACGCGCTGGAAGAGATCGGCTTCGACGTCATCGAGGCGCATGACGGTCCGACCGGGCTCAAGATCCTGCAATCGGACGCCAGCATCGACCTGCTCGTCACCGATGTCGGTCTGCCCGGCGGCATGAATGGCCGCCAGCTCGCGGACGCCGCGCGCGCGACCAAGCCGGCGCTGAAAGTGCTGTTCATTACCGGCTATGCCGAGAATGCGATCATCGGCAACGGCCAGCTCGCGCCTGATACGCAGGTGCTGACCAAGCCGTTCGTCGTCGAGGCGCTGGCAAGCCGCGTGCTCGATATGATCAAGGATGGAACCGGACCGGGCTGACGGATCCGGTTCCAGCGCGTCAGCTAAGGGCCGGTCCGCGCATGATCTTCATGGCATCGGCGATGTGACGCCACTCCTTGGCCTCTTCGGCATCGCCGCGCCCCTCGCAGGCCTGGGCCTGCTCCGCGGCCTTGGCGATCGCCGCGAAACCATGCTGTTCCAGCATCTGCCGGGCGACGGTATGAACCTGGACCTCGGACATCATGGGCGCTTCTCCCTGATTTGACGATCCCGCGGCGCATCGTTCGCGCGCTAGGCGGGTCTCTGACAACGATCACACCACGCGCCCCGTTCCGCATACGCACAAAACAAAGGCGGCCCGCTATGCCCAGCGGACCGCCTTCATCCACCCCAAAGTCTGCGGCCGCGTCCCCTACGCGACCGCCGCCTTCTTGCGCTCGAAGTCGTTGGGCACCTCGATATCGACCTCCAGCGTCGATACCTCGTCGCCGCGCTCGAGCCGCACGATCACCTTGGTCGGATCCAGCATGACGTGCTTGGAGACCACGGCGAGAATTTCCTCACGCAGCACACCGAGCAGGTCGGGCTGGCCGCGCATTCCGCGTTCATGGGCCAGCAGGATCTGCAACCGTTCGCGAGCGACGGGTGCGGACGCCTTGTTGCCGCGGAGAAGCCGGAGCAGACCCATGCTCATGCAGCCCTCCGTCGCAGCAGACGATCCATGAAGCCCTTGCGTTCCGTCGGCACCTGCATCGGCACAGTGTCGCCGCAGAGCCGCCGCGCCGCGTCGATATAAGCCCGCGCCGGGGCGCCTTCGGCGTTCGACAACGTCACCGGCGTGCCGACATTGGAGGCCTTCAGCACGTCCTGGCTCTCGGGGATGATGCCGAGCAAGGGCGTTGCGAGGATTTCGAGGATGTCGTCGATGGTCAGCATTTCGCCCCGCGCGGCGCGCGACGGATCGTAGCGGGTGATGAGAATGTGCTTCTCGACGCGCTCGCCCTTTTCGGCCCGAACGGTCTTGGAATCGAGCATGCCGATGATGCGGTCGGAATCGCGCACCGAAGAGACTTCCGGATTGGTGACGATCACGGCCTCGTCCGCAAAGCGCATCGCCATGGAGGCGCCGCGCTCGATGCCGGCCGGGCTGTCGCAGATCACCCAGTCGAAGCGGCTGCGCAGGTCGTCGATGACCTTGCCGACGCCCTCTTCGGTCAGCGCGTCCTTGTCGCGGGTTTGCGAGGCCGGCAACAGCCAGAGATTCTCCAGACGCTTGTCCTTGATCAGCGCCTGCGGGAGTTTCGCGACCCCCTGCACCACGTTGATGAGGTCGAACACGACGCGGCGTTCGGCGCCCATCACGAGGTCGAGGTTGCGCAAACCGACGTCGAAATCGACGACAACGACCTTGTCGCCGCGCTGCGCGAGCGCAGCTCCCAGCGCGGCGGTCGTGGTCGTCTTGCCGACACCGCCCTTGCCTGATGTCACGACCAGTACCTTGGCCATCTCAAATATCTCCTTCTGGTCAGTTCAGCGCAGTAATTCGCATGGTATTGCCCTGCAGCCAGGCCTGGGCCGGCTTGCCGCGCAGGGCCTCGTCGATGTCGTCGGCAGTCTGATAAAATCCATCGATTGCAAGCAGTTCGGCCTCGATCTTCTGGCAATAAATGCGCGCGCTCGTGTGACCGTTCACGCCCGCCATGGCGCGGCCGCGGAGCGCGCCGTAGATGTGAATGGACCCGCCGGCGACGACTTCCGCGCCTGAGCCGACCGAGCCCAGAATGGTGACATCGCCTTCGGGGAAGATCACGGTCTGGCCGGAGCGCACGGGGCTGTCGAGCAGCAGGGAGGTCGGCTTGGCCTCGACCTTGGCCTCGGGCTTCTTGGGTGCGGTCGGTTCGATCACGCAGCTGCGCCCGCCCGAGAGCAGTGGCGGCATCGACGGCGTCAGCCGCGCCTCCTCCACGCCCTCGATGCCGAGCACGCGGATGTTGCGGTCCTGGAGGCTGGTAAGGAGATGGCCGATACCGGACTGGCTGAGATCGACCGAGGACAGATCGACCACCACGGGCCGGCCAGCAAAGAAGCCCGGCGAGCGCGCGATGGTGGTGTCGATCTCCTGGAGCCAGTCCTGGATCGGAACCGTCGGCACAAAGACGAAGGCCACATAGGAGCGCCCGCGCAAGCGCACCATCTGGCGTTGAGGTTTTGCTAGGGCCTCCATGGCGGCCGACTCGTTCCCTGTTATTGAATGGTTAACGATGCCGCCGATATGGTTAATGGCCGGTTAATTTCTCCGTGGGGTACGCGGGGAGTTCGCCGGCGGGGCCGCTCTCGTGCCCGGCCCTGGCGATGTGGGGGCGCCGCCATTTCCCCATCGTCCTTGCGAGCGCAGCGAAGCGATCCAGACTGCCGCGGCGGGACGATTCCGGATTGCTTCGCTACGCTCGCAATGACGGGAGAGAGAGGAGCAGCCCCCCCTACTTCTTCACCTTGCTCGCATCCATCTTGATGTTGGGATCGAGCATCTTGGTCGTGAACGCGGTGGTCACGTCGAACGGCTTCTCCATGCCGAGGTACGTCTGGACCAGCTCGTAGTCCTTCTTCATCCGCTCGCCATCGATCCAGCCGAGACCCTTGGTCGTCGTGAACTCGTCGGTCATCAGGTATTTGATGCGCTCCCACTGGCGCTCCTGGTTCGCCTTGTCGAGGCCGGAGACCTGGTCGAGCAGCGCCTTCAGGCACGGCTCGACATCGGCGACGCAGGCCGCAAAGGCCTTCTGCGAAATGCGCACGAACTCTTCGGCGATCTTCGGATTCTTCTGCAGATAGGCGCCGTTGACGATCAGCGAATTGCCGTAGGGATTGAGGCCGATGTCCTTCCAGTTGACGTAGCCGAGGTCCTGCCCGAACTCGATCACCTTGAGATCGTGCTCGTTGTAGAAGTCGCTGATGATGTCGACGGTGTGGCTCTTGAGGCCTGCGATCTTCGCGGTCGGGCCGATATTGACGAAGCTGACCGAGTCGGGCGCAATCCCCGCGGCCTTGGCGAAGGCCGGCCACATCACGCGCGAGGCATCGCCCGGCGGATTGCCGATCTTGTGGTTCGGGAAGTCCTTCACGCCGTTCACGCCGTAGCTTTTCAGCCAATAGAACGTCTGGCCGGTATTGGCGTAGATGCTCATGAGCGCGACGTCGTCGGCGCCCTTGCTCTTGGCGACCAGCATGGTGGCGAGATCGGCGATGCCGAAGGGGGAGCCGCCGGAGCCGACCTTGGCCGCGGAGACGCCGGAGCCCTTGCCGACCTCGATGGTGAGGTCGATGCCGGCCTTCTCGTACCAGCCCTGCGCCTTGGCGTAATAGAACGGCGAATGGTCGGCGGTCGGCGTCCAGTTCAGGATCAGATTGACCGCCTCGCCCGCGCTGGCCGGCACCGCCGGCAGACCGAGCACCAGCGCCACAACAGCCGCCTGTAAACGCTTCATCGCATCTCTCCCTGTGCCAGCCCCCGGCTTGTCGCTCTCGCCGTGTGAGGATACCAATGCAACAAGGCCGCCCTCAACTTGTCAACTGTTTGGTTGGAAATGCCCGCAAAACGTTCAGGTGACACCGTGCCGCAGCGCCGCGACCCCGTCGCCACCCGCAACAAGCTGCTCACCGCGGCGCGCCTGGAATTCGCCAAGCACGGTTTCGCCGGCGGCCGCGTCGACGAGATTGCGGAGCGGGCCGGCGTCAACAAGCAGCTCGTCTATCATTACTTCGGCGACAAGGACGCGCTGTATCTTGCCGTGCTCGAATGGGTTTATGCCGACATCCGCGAGCAGGAGCGCCAGCTCAATCTCGAAGGCCTGCCGCCGGAAAAGGCGATCCGGAAGCTGATCGAGGCCTCATTCGATTACCTCGCCACCAACCCTGATTTCATCGTCCTCCTGAACGACGAGAACCGCGGCGGCGCCCGCCACGTCCGCGGCTCGACGCGGCTCGAGGCGATGCACTCGCCGCTGATCCGGAGCGTGTCCCACATCCTGCACGAGGGCGTCCGCGCCGGTGTGTTCCGGAAAGGGATCGATCCGATTCAACTCTATATCTCCATCGCCGGCCTCAGCTATTTCTACCTGTCCAACACGCCGACGCTGTCGGCGATCTTCGGCAAGGACCTGTCGAGCCGGGCCGCAAGGCGCTCCCGCCGACGGCACGTCGCCGATCTCGTGCTGCATTCGCTCCGGCCTTAATCAACCAACTGGTTGAAACCCCCCGCAAGGCCGGTTAGGCTGACGACCGGCAGCAGGGTGGCTGCCGGCAACAGGGAGCAACCCGTGACGGGAGACGCAGCCCGCACCTCGCGCAACTTTGCGATCATCCTGATTGCGCACCTCGCCGTGCTCGTGCTGTGGCAGGTCGCGGTCGACGCCTTCCATGTGCCGAAATTCATCCTGCCCTCCCCGCTGGCGACCATTCAGACGCTGGGAACCGCAAGCTATTCCTGGGGCGCCAACACGCTGGTCACCGCCGTCGAGATCCTTGGCGGCTTCGCGCTCGGCGCGGTCGTCGGCGTCGCGCTCGCCGTGATCTTCAGCTGGGCGCCGCTCGTGAGCCTCGTGCTGCTGCCGCTGTTCGTGACGATGAACATGATCCCGAAGGTCGCACTCGGCCCGCTCTTCATCGTCTGGTTCTCCTACGGCATCGTGCCGAACATCCTGATCGCCTTCAGCATCTGCTTCTTCCCGATCCTGCTCACCACCGCGCGCGGCTTGCGCGAGGTCGAGCCCGATCTGCTCGACCTCGTCAAATCGCTGCGCGGCTCGCGCTGGACGCTGTTCCGCAAGATCCAGTTGCCGGGATCGCTGCCTTACGTGTTCTCCGGCATGAAGGTCGGCGCCATCCTCGCGGTCGCCGGCGCCATCGTCGGCGAGTTCATCGCCTCCGAGCGCGGGCTCGGCTACCTCATGATCCAGGTGCAATCCTCGCTCGACACGCCCGCGATGGTGATGGCGGTGGTCTTGCTGACATTGCTCGGCGTCGCGCTCTACGGCCTGGTGCTCGTCCTCGAACGCATGTTCGTGGTCGGCGACGCCAGACAGAACTAGAACGGCAGAACTAACGAAGGACCGCCCCATGCTGCTCACCCGCCAGACACTGCCGAAGACCATCCCCGATATCGCGGCGCTTGACGATCTGCTGTGCCGGCCGACCCAGGCGCTGATCGACGATCTCGCCAAGGTCGAGGGCGACATCATGATCTTGGGTGTCGGCGGCAAGATGGGCCCGACGCTGGCAGGGCTGGCGAAGGCCGCCGCGCCGGATCGCCGCGTCGTCGGCGTGGCGCGCTTCAGCGAAGCCGGCGTGAAGGAGTGGCTGCATGCGCGCGGCGTCGAGACCATCAATTGCGATTTGATGGACGAGAAAGCCATCCAGGCGCTGCCGAAAGCACCCAACATCATCTTCATGGCCGGCCGCAAGTTCGGCGCCGAGGGTGACCTGTCGCTGACCTGGGCGATGAACGCGCATGTCCCGGCGCTGGTCGCGCAAGCCTTCCCGTCGTCGCGCATCGTCGCGTTTTCGACCGGCTGCATCTATCCATTCGTGCCCGTCGACGGCAAAGGCTCGACCGAGGACATGGCACCGAACCCGCCGGGCGAGTACGCCCAGTCCTGCGTCGGCCGCGAGCGCATGTTCGAGCACTTTTCGCGCAGGTTCTCGACACCGGGGCGACTGTTCCGCCTCAACTACGCCATCGACATGCGCTATGGCGTGCTGCACGACATCGCGACGAAAGTGCTGACGGGCACACCGATCGACGTCAGCCTTGGGCACGTCAATTTCATCTGGCAGGGCGATGCCTCCGCGCAGGCGCTGCGATGCCTGGCGCATTGCACCGCGCCGACCTCGCCGATCAATGTCAGCGGCCACGAGATTCTTGCAGTGCGCGATCTCGCCGCGAAATTCGGCGCCCGCTTCGGTCGCGCGCCGGTGCTATCAGGCAAGGAAGAGCCGACGGCGTGGCTGACCGACACGTCGAAGTCCGTCGAGCTGTTCGGCCAGCCGGTCGTCGATACCGAACAGCTGATCGCCTGGACTGCAGACTGGGTTTCCCGCTCCATGCCGAGCCTCGGCAAGCCCACCAAATACGAGGTGCGCGATGGACGCTACTGACGGGCCGGCCGTCATCAAGCTCGGCGTCGAGGACGCGATGGCCGGGCTCGTGCTCTCGACGGAGGCGCGCTGGAACCAGACCGAGGACGACTGGCGCGTTTTCCTGCACGACGGAATCGTGTTCGGGATCCGCGACGGCATGCGGCTGGTCGCCACCGCGGCGCTGCTGCCCTATTCCGGCAACAACGCCTGGATCAGCATGGTGCTGGTCTCAGGCACCCACCGCCGCCGCGGCCTGGCCACACGCCTCGTCGATGCCTGTCTGGAGACGGCACGCACGAACGGCTTGACGAGCTGGCTCGATGCCACGCCCGATGGCGCCGCCGTCTATGGTCCGCTCGGCTTTGCGCCGGTGCTGCAATTGCGCCGGCTCAGGCTGGTGAATTCAGACCGCGCGTCGGCGCAGGCGCCGGCGGCCGCGACGCTCGATTCCCTTTGTACGCGGGACCGTCGCGCCAACGGCTTCGACCGTACGACCCTGCTCTCAAAATTCGCGCAGCGCTCCGGCTCGCGCATCGTCTCCGCGAACGGTGCCATCGCGCTGGTCCGTGAGGGTCGAACCGCCCGCCACATCGGCCCGCTGCTTGCAGATAACGCTGCCGCCGCGCTCGCCCTGGTCAACGCGATCGCGCAATCGGAAGGCAGCCCGCTCCTGCTCGACGCCGTTGCCTCGCAAACTGCGTTCCTGGAAGGATTGACCGCCTCGGGCTGGACCATCGAACGGCCGTTCCAGCGCATGCGGTTCGGCTCCGCCACCGCCACGGGCGAGGAAGTGCCATTTGCCGTCGCCGGCCCTGAATTCGGATAGGACATCATGCACCACAGCCAGATCAACGCCGACATCCGCAAGCTGATCGCCGAGGGCACCGTGATGCCGGCGCATCCCCTCGCGCTCACCGCCGAGCGCCAGCTCGACAAGCAGCACCAGCGCGCGCTGACGCGCTATTACATCGACGCCGGCTCTGGCGGCCTCGCCGTCGGCGTCCACACCACGCAGTTCGCGATCCGCGACGTCGGCCTGTATCGCCCCGTGCTCGAGCTCGCCGCCGAGACCGCAGCGAACTGGACCAGGCGGCCGCTGGCGATGGTTGCCGGCCTTGCCGGCCCGACGAAGCAGGCAGTCGCCGAGGCCCGCACCGCGCGCGACATCGGCTATCACGCCGGCCTGCTCAGCCTCGCCGCGATGAAGAGCGCCTCCGAGGACGAGATCATCGTGCATTGCTCGGCGGTCGCGGCCGAAATTCCGCTGGTCGGTTTCTACCTTCAGCCGGCCGTCGGCGGCGTGATCCTGTCCAGCCGCTTCTGGCAGCGCTTTGCCTCGATCGACAATGTGATCGCGATCAAGATCGCGCCATTCAACCGCTATCGCACGCTCGACGTGCTGCGCGGTGTCACCGCCGCCGGCGCGCTCGACCGCGTCGCGCTCTACACCGGCAATGACGACCACATCCTGCTCGACCTGATGCTGCCGTTCGACCTGCGCGACAAGGGTGTCACCACGCGCACCTATTTCAAGGGCGGCCTGCTCGGCCACTGGTCGGTCTGGACCGCAAGCGCCATCAAGCAGTTCGAGCGTTGCAAGGCGGCGCGGCACAAGGACAGCGTGCCGGCCGATCTGCTCGCGCTCGATGCCCGCGTCACCGACTGCAACAGCGCCTTCTTCGACGTCGCCAACAATTTCCACGGCTGCATCGCCGGCTGCCACGAGATCCTGCGGCGCCAGGGCCTGATGAAAGGCCTGTGGTGCCTCGATCCGAACGAAGGTCTCAGCCCCGGCCAGAAGGACGAAATCGACCGCGTCACGCGCGAGCACGCCGACCTCAGCGACGATACATTCGTGGTGGCCAATCTGGATAAATGGCTGGCATGAGCTCAAAACCCTTCATCAGCCTGCAAGGCGTCCGGAAAGTCTATCGTAGCGGCGGCGCAGAGTTTCTGGCGGTGTCCGACGTCACGATGGACGTGCAGGAAGGTGAGCTGGTCTCGCTGGTCGGCCCGTCCGGCTGCGGCAAGACCACGGTGATGAAGATTCTGGCCGGCCTGCACGGTGCCGATGGCGGCACTGTGAAGATCGGCAACGCCGAAAGCCCGTTCGATCCGAGCCGCGACATCGGCATGGTATTCCAGCAGGCCCTGCTGTTGAAGTGGCGCACCATCCTGGACAATGTGCTGCTGCCGGCCGAGATCGTGGGACTGCCGATGAAAGCCGCGCGCGAGCGAGCCCATGACCTGCTCAATCTCGTCGGCCTCGCCGGCTACGAGCAGAAATATCCGCAACAGCTTTCCGGCGGCATGCAGCAGCGCACCGCCATCGCGCGCGCCTTTATTCACGATCCCAAGCTGATCCTGATGGACGAGCCGTTCGGCGCGCTGGATGCGCTGACGCGCGAGCAGATGAATCTGGAGATGCTGAGGATCTGGCGCGAGAGCGGCAAGACCATCATCTTCGTCACGCACTCGATCCAGGAAGCCGTGTTCTTGTCTTCACACTGTGCCGTGCTGACGGCAGGGCCGGCGAAGATGGCCGACTATTTCCCGATCGATCTCCCCTTCCCGCGCGACCTGCCGCTCAAGACCACGGACGCATTCGGCGTCTATGCACGGCGGATCTATGCGAAGCTGGGGTTGGGTGCGGCGTAAGGCGCTCTCCCGCTTGTCATTCCCGGGCGCGACGAAGTCGCGGGCCCGGAATCCATCAGGCAGCAAGACACGCGGAAAACGGACTCCGGGTTCGCGCCAAGAGGCGCGCCCCGGAATGATGACGTCCGTCAGCTCTTGTTGCGCATCTTGCTGAGCAGATAGTTGTCGTAATAATTCTCGGCGATCTGCGTGTAGAACAGCAGCTCCTTCATATACGCGTCGTGGCTGTCCTTGGTGCGCTTGAACAGATCGCTCTTGGCGGCGAGCTCGTTCAGATGCTCCTGGGTCGCGTTGTAGCAGGCTTCCATCACCGGCTGCGGGAATGCCTTCAGCTCAGCGCCGTTGGCGATCAGTCGTTTCAGCGCCGCCGGATTCACGCTGTCGTATTTCTCGAGCATCCAGGCGCCGGCCGCCGAGGCCGCCTGGTTGACGATCGCCTGGTACTGCTTCGGCAGGCTCGCCCATTTCTCGTCATTGACGATCATGTGCAGCATGGCGCCGCCTTCCCACCAGCCCGGGAAGTAATAGTACTTCGCGACCTTCTGGAAGCCGAGCTTCTCGTCGTCATAGGGACCGACGAATTCAGCGGCATCGATCGAGCCCTTCTCCAGCGCCGCGTAGACGTCGCCGCCCGCGAGCTGCTGCGGCACGATGCCGAGCCGCGCCAGCACATGGCCGCCCATGCCGGCGATGCGGAATTTGAGGCCCTTGAGGTCGTCGACCGTCTTGATCTCCTTGCGAAACCAGCCGCCCATCTGGGTGCCGGAATTGCCGCAGAGAATGGCGTGCGCCTTGAACGGCTTGAGCGCCTCGTTGGTGAGGTCGGCGCCGCCGCCGAACGCCCACCAGGATTCCTGATGCCGATGGTTCATGCCGAACGGCACGCCGGTGGAATAGGCCAGCGCCGGCTCCTTGCCGATGTAGAAATAGAGCGGCGTCTGCGCCATTTCGACCGAGGCGACGCTGACGGCATCGAGCGCCTGCAGGCCGGGGAC encodes:
- a CDS encoding ABC transporter permease produces the protein MTGDAARTSRNFAIILIAHLAVLVLWQVAVDAFHVPKFILPSPLATIQTLGTASYSWGANTLVTAVEILGGFALGAVVGVALAVIFSWAPLVSLVLLPLFVTMNMIPKVALGPLFIVWFSYGIVPNILIAFSICFFPILLTTARGLREVEPDLLDLVKSLRGSRWTLFRKIQLPGSLPYVFSGMKVGAILAVAGAIVGEFIASERGLGYLMIQVQSSLDTPAMVMAVVLLTLLGVALYGLVLVLERMFVVGDARQN
- a CDS encoding NAD-dependent epimerase/dehydratase family protein, yielding MLLTRQTLPKTIPDIAALDDLLCRPTQALIDDLAKVEGDIMILGVGGKMGPTLAGLAKAAAPDRRVVGVARFSEAGVKEWLHARGVETINCDLMDEKAIQALPKAPNIIFMAGRKFGAEGDLSLTWAMNAHVPALVAQAFPSSRIVAFSTGCIYPFVPVDGKGSTEDMAPNPPGEYAQSCVGRERMFEHFSRRFSTPGRLFRLNYAIDMRYGVLHDIATKVLTGTPIDVSLGHVNFIWQGDASAQALRCLAHCTAPTSPINVSGHEILAVRDLAAKFGARFGRAPVLSGKEEPTAWLTDTSKSVELFGQPVVDTEQLIAWTADWVSRSMPSLGKPTKYEVRDGRY
- a CDS encoding ATP-binding protein; translation: MSSPLETPTPRALVDSTEFEDLQCRLKALEEENARLKAQGISVVSERQKAESALAESEQRYRTLFNSIDEGFCIIEFFDGPHGPLSDYVHVEANPAYTQHAGIPNVVGQKVREMVPAEADGWVELYGGVLRTGVPIRFERELVATGRHLELAAFRVEPANRKQVAVLFQDITPRKRAEQELQRLNETLEARVVTAMAERNVFADLVEGTDAFVQVVDPNFRWLAINGASAREFHRIFGVMPKVGDNMLEVLKDQPEHLDAIRTVWSRALAGEAFVEIAEFGEPGRARRFYEMRFNCLRDGNGQLLGAYQYSYDVTERLKEQERLRQAEEALRQSQKMEAVGQLTGGIAHDFNNLLTGITGSLELLQTRLGQGRVKEIDRYVNAAQGAARRAAALTHRLLAFSRRQTLDPRPTDLNRLVMGMEELIRRTVGPEIALEVVTSGGLWATLIDASQLENALLNLCINARDAMPAGGRITIETANRWLDEHGAGERDLEPGQYVSLCVTDTGIGMTADVIERAFDPFFTTKPMGQGTGLGLSMVYGFVRQSGGQVRIYSEVGQGTTMCLYLPRHYGKEAEKPSALASKTTMRSQASHTILIVDDEPSIRMLLTDALEEIGFDVIEAHDGPTGLKILQSDASIDLLVTDVGLPGGMNGRQLADAARATKPALKVLFITGYAENAIIGNGQLAPDTQVLTKPFVVEALASRVLDMIKDGTGPG
- a CDS encoding GNAT family N-acetyltransferase yields the protein MDATDGPAVIKLGVEDAMAGLVLSTEARWNQTEDDWRVFLHDGIVFGIRDGMRLVATAALLPYSGNNAWISMVLVSGTHRRRGLATRLVDACLETARTNGLTSWLDATPDGAAVYGPLGFAPVLQLRRLRLVNSDRASAQAPAAATLDSLCTRDRRANGFDRTTLLSKFAQRSGSRIVSANGAIALVREGRTARHIGPLLADNAAAALALVNAIAQSEGSPLLLDAVASQTAFLEGLTASGWTIERPFQRMRFGSATATGEEVPFAVAGPEFG
- the minE gene encoding cell division topological specificity factor MinE, whose amino-acid sequence is MSMGLLRLLRGNKASAPVARERLQILLAHERGMRGQPDLLGVLREEILAVVSKHVMLDPTKVIVRLERGDEVSTLEVDIEVPNDFERKKAAVA
- the minD gene encoding septum site-determining protein MinD, whose translation is MAKVLVVTSGKGGVGKTTTTAALGAALAQRGDKVVVVDFDVGLRNLDLVMGAERRVVFDLINVVQGVAKLPQALIKDKRLENLWLLPASQTRDKDALTEEGVGKVIDDLRSRFDWVICDSPAGIERGASMAMRFADEAVIVTNPEVSSVRDSDRIIGMLDSKTVRAEKGERVEKHILITRYDPSRAARGEMLTIDDILEILATPLLGIIPESQDVLKASNVGTPVTLSNAEGAPARAYIDAARRLCGDTVPMQVPTERKGFMDRLLRRRAA
- a CDS encoding TetR/AcrR family transcriptional regulator, which gives rise to MPAKRSGDTVPQRRDPVATRNKLLTAARLEFAKHGFAGGRVDEIAERAGVNKQLVYHYFGDKDALYLAVLEWVYADIREQERQLNLEGLPPEKAIRKLIEASFDYLATNPDFIVLLNDENRGGARHVRGSTRLEAMHSPLIRSVSHILHEGVRAGVFRKGIDPIQLYISIAGLSYFYLSNTPTLSAIFGKDLSSRAARRSRRRHVADLVLHSLRP
- a CDS encoding ABC transporter substrate-binding protein — its product is MKRLQAAVVALVLGLPAVPASAGEAVNLILNWTPTADHSPFYYAKAQGWYEKAGIDLTIEVGKGSGVSAAKVGSGGSPFGIADLATMLVAKSKGADDVALMSIYANTGQTFYWLKSYGVNGVKDFPNHKIGNPPGDASRVMWPAFAKAAGIAPDSVSFVNIGPTAKIAGLKSHTVDIISDFYNEHDLKVIEFGQDLGYVNWKDIGLNPYGNSLIVNGAYLQKNPKIAEEFVRISQKAFAACVADVEPCLKALLDQVSGLDKANQERQWERIKYLMTDEFTTTKGLGWIDGERMKKDYELVQTYLGMEKPFDVTTAFTTKMLDPNIKMDASKVKK
- the minC gene encoding septum site-determining protein MinC; translated protein: MEALAKPQRQMVRLRGRSYVAFVFVPTVPIQDWLQEIDTTIARSPGFFAGRPVVVDLSSVDLSQSGIGHLLTSLQDRNIRVLGIEGVEEARLTPSMPPLLSGGRSCVIEPTAPKKPEAKVEAKPTSLLLDSPVRSGQTVIFPEGDVTILGSVGSGAEVVAGGSIHIYGALRGRAMAGVNGHTSARIYCQKIEAELLAIDGFYQTADDIDEALRGKPAQAWLQGNTMRITALN
- a CDS encoding ABC transporter ATP-binding protein produces the protein MAGMSSKPFISLQGVRKVYRSGGAEFLAVSDVTMDVQEGELVSLVGPSGCGKTTVMKILAGLHGADGGTVKIGNAESPFDPSRDIGMVFQQALLLKWRTILDNVLLPAEIVGLPMKAARERAHDLLNLVGLAGYEQKYPQQLSGGMQQRTAIARAFIHDPKLILMDEPFGALDALTREQMNLEMLRIWRESGKTIIFVTHSIQEAVFLSSHCAVLTAGPAKMADYFPIDLPFPRDLPLKTTDAFGVYARRIYAKLGLGAA
- a CDS encoding dihydrodipicolinate synthase family protein; this encodes MHHSQINADIRKLIAEGTVMPAHPLALTAERQLDKQHQRALTRYYIDAGSGGLAVGVHTTQFAIRDVGLYRPVLELAAETAANWTRRPLAMVAGLAGPTKQAVAEARTARDIGYHAGLLSLAAMKSASEDEIIVHCSAVAAEIPLVGFYLQPAVGGVILSSRFWQRFASIDNVIAIKIAPFNRYRTLDVLRGVTAAGALDRVALYTGNDDHILLDLMLPFDLRDKGVTTRTYFKGGLLGHWSVWTASAIKQFERCKAARHKDSVPADLLALDARVTDCNSAFFDVANNFHGCIAGCHEILRRQGLMKGLWCLDPNEGLSPGQKDEIDRVTREHADLSDDTFVVANLDKWLA
- a CDS encoding TRAP transporter substrate-binding protein, whose translation is MKRRTFLKGGAVASATTLVAAPAIAQSAPEIKWRLTSSFPKSLETIYGTAQTFAKYVADATDNKFQIQTFAAGELVPGLQALDAVSVASVEMAQTPLYFYIGKEPALAYSTGVPFGMNHRHQESWWAFGGGADLTNEALKPFKAHAILCGNSGTQMGGWFRKEIKTVDDLKGLKFRIAGMGGHVLARLGIVPQQLAGGDVYAALEKGSIDAAEFVGPYDDEKLGFQKVAKYYYFPGWWEGGAMLHMIVNDEKWASLPKQYQAIVNQAASAAGAWMLEKYDSVNPAALKRLIANGAELKAFPQPVMEACYNATQEHLNELAAKSDLFKRTKDSHDAYMKELLFYTQIAENYYDNYLLSKMRNKS